The genomic window TTTCCCTGGAAATCGAGCAAGGGGGCACCCTGGGACTGGTCGGCGAGTCCGGCTGCGGTAAAAGCGTAACCGCCTTCTCGGTGATGCGGCTGCTGCCCAAACGCATCAGTGAGATTGTTGAAGGTAAAATGCTCTTTTACCGGAAAGAGGCCGCCGAGCCGGTTGACACGGCCACACTCAACCCCGACGGCAACCTGATCCGCAGCATCCGGGGTAACGATATTTCAATGATCTTTCAGGAGCCGCTGACCTCCTTTTCGCCGGTGCATACGGTTGGCCAACAAATCGCCGAAACAGTGGCCCTTCACCAGATGACCAATGCCCAGGAAGCCAGGGAGCGCTCTATAGAAATGCTGGCCCAGGTTGGCATTGCCTCTCCCGACCAACGGTTCGACGAATATCCCCACCAATTCTCCGGCGGCATGCGTCAGCGGGCCATGATTGCCATGGCCCTATCTTGCAACCCCAGGCTGCTCATTGCCGATGAACCCACCACCGCCCTGGATGTAACGATCCAGGCCCAAATTTTGGAACTGATGAAATCCCTTCAGGATCAATTTGGGATGGCCATTATGA from Anaerolineae bacterium includes these protein-coding regions:
- a CDS encoding ABC transporter ATP-binding protein, coding for MMHNNKKYILQIDNLKTYFHTLDGTVRAVDGVSLEIEQGGTLGLVGESGCGKSVTAFSVMRLLPKRISEIVEGKMLFYRKEAAEPVDTATLNPDGNLIRSIRGNDISMIFQEPLTSFSPVHTVGQQIAETVALHQMTNAQEARERSIEMLAQVGIASPDQRFDEYPHQFSGGMRQRAMIAMALSCNPRLLIADEPTTALDVTIQAQILELMKSLQDQFGMAIMMITHNLGVIAEMADQVAVMYMGKVVESADANTIFHHPLHPYTVGLMRSIPKIGREVKGRLTPIPGSVPDPFSIPSGCAFYPRCPAPKKPACSEEVPLLEIESGHKVRCTLYD